The Treponema primitia ZAS-1 genome contains the following window.
GGATACCCCGTTCGCATAAGATGATCTTATCATTTCCCCCGGCCATGATGTACTCCGCAGCCATGAGCAGTTCGGTTATCGTACAGGCGTAGCCCCGCTTAAGCAGTATGGGTTTGCGGCAGCAGCCAAGCTCCTTAAGGAGGGTAAAGTTCTGCATGTTTCGGGCGCCCACCTGGATGATATCCACCTCATCAAAAAGTTCCAGCTGATGAATAGCCATGAGCTCGGTTACAATGGGCAGCCCGGTCTCCTTCTTCGCCTCCAGAAGCAGATCCAGCCCTTCGCAGCCCAGCCCCTGGAAACTGTAGGGGCTGGTTCGTGGTTTAAAGGCGCCCCCCCGAAGGAAGCCCGCCCCAGCCTGCTTGACCGCCCGGGCTACCGCCACAATCTGTTCCCGGGTCTCCACCGAACAGGGTCCGGCGATGATCCCCAGCTGCTCTCCGCCGATACTCCGTTGGGCGCCATCGCCTGTGGGAATATCGATCCGCGTATCCTGGGGATGAAACATCCGGTTGGCCCGCTTATAGGGCTCCTGCACCCGGATAACCTTTTCCACCAGATGGTGGGCCGAAAGGGCCTCCTCACTGATCCCCGTGGTATCCCCCACAAGACCCAGAACAGTCTGGGACGCCCCCTCGGAATAATCAACCTTAATCCCCTGTCTTTCCAGATGGGTGGTAAAAGCCCGGATATCCTCTTTTGTAGTTCCCGGTTTAATCGCAATAATCATGACAAATCTCCTTAATAAAAATTTAGAAATAAAAAAAGGGAGGCCCCTTGGCAATTTCATTGCCCCGGAGTCCCCCTGGTTTACAAGGTTTACAGCCCTAGTCTAAGCCAAGGCCGCCGGCTCCGCAGGATTCGAGGACAGATAAAAATAATAATAGTAGGCCTGCATAAAAGAGGGGGTTTTATCTGTTCTGAGCACCACGGAACTTTTCAAGCTATTTTCCTTTCGTAGATTAGTATGCAATAGAATGGCGGGAAATGTCAAGTATGAAAATGACAGCCTGTCGAGACTACCCAATACACCCTAAAATTTGTTTGAAAATTATTAAAAAGGAACTTGACATGAATTTTTAAAAAATAGTAAAGTAAGGCCCCTGGAGGATTGAATGAAGAATTACTTAATTTCATTGGTGATCGGTTTAATTGCTGCTATTATTGATACAACCCCAATGATAATAAGGAAAATGGATACGGTATTTATAATTTCGGCATTTTTTGTGTGGATTGTTTTGGGACTATTTATTCCAAAAATAAATTTTGTATCAATTTCTTTCTTAAATGGTATTATTGTATCAATTTTATTTGTTTTGCCAATTACATTTTTAATATATAAACTTGATCCAAGTGGCCTTCCAATTATTATTGTTACAACGATACTATTGGGGTGCGCTGTTGGGTTTTTCTCAAAACTATTTATAAAGTAAAGCAGGGAAACGTTGAGCCCTGCGCCTAATTCGATAAAAGGAGATCACTCTTTCCAGTTTTTTATTAAAACTTCACGAACATTTCCTCTGCCGGCGGAATCCGCATTAATCAATCTCTTTGCCTGTATAGATATGACATCAAAGCAATCATGATTATATAGTTCGCGAATATACTCTGTGTCAGAATTGCTGAGCAAGCATTTTACTCCCCGGTTTGTCAATTTGAGCATACCATCACGCAGGCGTTCTTGTTTTTCCTCTCCAAATCCGTCTGCCTGATATCCGGTAAAATTAGTTTTGCCGGGACTATGATAGGGTGGATCAAAATACACAAAAGACTTTTTGTCAGCGTTTTGAACTGCCTTTTCAAAATCTGTGTTTAAAATGGTAATTTCATTGGCATTAAGGTAATCGTTAATCTGTCGTAATACAACTTCTTCACATATTGCAGGATTTTTATACCCTCCATAGGGAACATTAAAAAGACCCTGGGAATTGACGCGATACAAACCGTTAAAACAAGTTTTGTTAAGGAATATCAAGCGGGCAGCTTTCTCAACATCGGTCAATTTATTGAATTTTATAGCATCCCGATCTAAATTCCTTACTTTATAAAAATGGTCTTCATCATTCCTATTTTTATATTTTTGCAATGATCGAATTAGTTCTTCAACATGGTTCTTTATTACGGTATAGGTTAAAACTAATTGGGTATTAATATCGTTAATTATAGCCTTTTGGGGTTGCAATTCAAAAAATACCGCCCCTGCTCCTATAAAAGGCTCATAATAAGTATAGGTACTTACATTTTTGGGTAGATATTTTTTTATTTCAGCTAATAGTTGCCTTTTGCCCCCGGCCCATTTTAAATAAGGTTTAATAAGGGGATAGTTCTTTGCCATAATAATTCTCAGTATTATATACAATAAATAAAAGATGTGAAAGGTATACGCTCAAGCCTTTATCGCCAAAACGGGCGGAGGGAGGGGCATCCCTGGCGCTCGCACGCTTGTAGAATTCACTTACGGAGCCCCTTCGGGTCTCCTCCAGTGAGGAATTCCAAA
Protein-coding sequences here:
- a CDS encoding DNA adenine methylase gives rise to the protein MAKNYPLIKPYLKWAGGKRQLLAEIKKYLPKNVSTYTYYEPFIGAGAVFFELQPQKAIINDINTQLVLTYTVIKNHVEELIRSLQKYKNRNDEDHFYKVRNLDRDAIKFNKLTDVEKAARLIFLNKTCFNGLYRVNSQGLFNVPYGGYKNPAICEEVVLRQINDYLNANEITILNTDFEKAVQNADKKSFVYFDPPYHSPGKTNFTGYQADGFGEEKQERLRDGMLKLTNRGVKCLLSNSDTEYIRELYNHDCFDVISIQAKRLINADSAGRGNVREVLIKNWKE
- the aroF gene encoding 3-deoxy-7-phosphoheptulonate synthase, whose translation is MIIAIKPGTTKEDIRAFTTHLERQGIKVDYSEGASQTVLGLVGDTTGISEEALSAHHLVEKVIRVQEPYKRANRMFHPQDTRIDIPTGDGAQRSIGGEQLGIIAGPCSVETREQIVAVARAVKQAGAGFLRGGAFKPRTSPYSFQGLGCEGLDLLLEAKKETGLPIVTELMAIHQLELFDEVDIIQVGARNMQNFTLLKELGCCRKPILLKRGYACTITELLMAAEYIMAGGNDKIILCERGIRSFDSFTRNVLDLGAIPALKKKSHLPVIVDPSHATGLAWMVPAMAKAALAAGADGLIIEVHNNPEAALCDGEQSITPEQFGTLMGTLKKYAELEGKKI